AACGCCGTGGCCAACTTGGCGAGGATGAGCCGCGACCGCGGGCTGTCGAGGCTGTGCGCCACAGATCCGCTCGGCGGCGGCGCGAAGATCCCGCTGGGCTTCCTCGCTTCCTATCTGCGCTACCGGCACACTCCGCCCGAGAAGATCACGACCCCGCTCGCCCTGCTCCATCCCAGCCGGGACGCATGAACGCCGGTCGAGCTGAGCGTTCGGGTCCTGTCCCGGGCTGAGGGACCGGCCAGCCTCCTGATGCTGCGGGGATGCGGTCACTTCCCGGTAGAGGAGTCCGGCCTGTCCGACATGCTCACTGCCGTCCTCGACATGGTGTACCGGTGATCCACCAGGGGGCTTGCCTGACGAACCCCACGAGATAGGCAGGTGCTTGCCACTCCGCGTAACGCCATCGACGCGCTCAGAAAGTGCAGCTCTGGGCCCCGTAGGAGCAGGCCGGATTTTGCACACCGTTTCTTACAGTCCCGGTTTAAGCTGTTGAAACCAATGGGTCAAGGCCCTAGCAGCCCGAGGGGAACAATCCAGACGCCGTTGGACTGGCGCGTAGCTGGAGCGTCGCCAGTGACGACCATGAGCGCCGTCGGCGGGTGCTTGAAAGCGGCTGTGACGGACGTCAGGCGCTCCGCTGCCGTCCGTGCTGCTTGATATCCGAGCTTCACCTCGACTCCCAGCCAGCGTCCATCTGAGAATTCGACCACCGCGTCAATCTCCTGCGCCGCGTCGTGGGTGCGGTAGTGAAAGACCTTGCCTCCCAGCGGTTGGGAATAGACCCTGAGGTCTCGTACCACGAGTGACTCAAAGAGCAGCCCGAAAGTTTCCCAGTCCTGGCGCAGCCCCTCGGGTGAAAGATGCAGCGCCGAGGCGGCGAGTGAGGGATCGGCCAGGTGTCGTTTCGGATTGGCGACGAGCCGGTTCCGGGAACGCCGGGAGCTGCTCCAGGCGGGCTGATCCTCCACCAGGAACATGCGGGTGGCGAATTCGTGGAAGGTGGTGGCGAAGTCTCTTCCTACCGTGATGCCATCATCCGCGAGCCGCTTCGCCACTGTTGACAGTGGCGTCGGGTGTGCGGTCAGGGAGGCATATGCCGTGATGAACTGGGCAAAACGCCCTGGGGCGCGACGATTCCCAGCGACCAGGGGAAAATCGCGCTGCTGGAGCGCCGCGAGATAGGCGTCCACCAATGGGCGTGCCTGATCGCCCTGAAGGTCGATCCAACCTGGCCAGCCCCCACGCACTATGAGATCTGCATAACGGGACACAGACAGCGGACTGTCCAGCACCGGGGCCTGGGTTCCATCAAGAATGCTCCGCAGGCTGACCTGGCCAGTCGAATCGCCGGATTCACACAGGCTCATGGGTCGCATGATGAGATCGACGATCCTGCCAGCGCCCGAGTGTCTGCGAGCATCATCGTCAGGCCAGGCTGAGCCTGAGAGAATGAACTTTCCACGTCCAGGGGCGTCGTCAGCGTTCCTGCGCACGGCATCCCACAGCGTCGGGACAAGCTGCCATTCGTCGATCAACCGCGGCTCATCGCCA
The sequence above is drawn from the Arachnia rubra genome and encodes:
- a CDS encoding ATP-binding protein gives rise to the protein MDYRPRVVDQQLTELLQVAPAVNLIGPRASGKTTTALQQAASSWRLDPAAPASIELAREDPSLALSGDEPRLIDEWQLVPTLWDAVRRNADDAPGRGKFILSGSAWPDDDARRHSGAGRIVDLIMRPMSLCESGDSTGQVSLRSILDGTQAPVLDSPLSVSRYADLIVRGGWPGWIDLQGDQARPLVDAYLAALQQRDFPLVAGNRRAPGRFAQFITAYASLTAHPTPLSTVAKRLADDGITVGRDFATTFHEFATRMFLVEDQPAWSSSRRSRNRLVANPKRHLADPSLAASALHLSPEGLRQDWETFGLLFESLVVRDLRVYSQPLGGKVFHYRTHDAAQEIDAVVEFSDGRWLGVEVKLGYQAARTAAERLTSVTAAFKHPPTALMVVTGDAPATRQSNGVWIVPLGLLGP